A genomic stretch from Shewanella sediminis HAW-EB3 includes:
- a CDS encoding major capsid protein P2 yields the protein MRLYQRLPSFSSVAKGETAVLTFPIGATYDQVVVKHTGVTAAQIKNIKIKVNGKQIATFKHGTDLNKFNDRYQYKLTAGYLDFHFKRDEMKTLLEQRALSLGTSNVFEGADVITSVTIEFDIDAGAAAPVLKAFAYQSDVAPFGICTKNRHVPLAISAGENEIDNIVMAPNTRILAVHVVTAATVDQLKVQRNGATLYDLPTDVIAKLNLANGRNAQADWDSVDFVLEGDIKQAVSCDDVQDFRLTITAADDTVASTPAYLIVEYVSGLAGL from the coding sequence ATGCGCTTATATCAAAGACTTCCTTCTTTCTCGTCTGTTGCTAAAGGTGAAACTGCCGTTTTAACCTTTCCAATTGGCGCGACCTATGACCAAGTTGTAGTTAAACATACGGGTGTCACTGCCGCTCAAATCAAAAATATCAAAATTAAAGTGAATGGTAAGCAGATTGCCACCTTTAAGCATGGTACGGATTTGAACAAGTTTAACGACCGTTACCAATACAAACTAACAGCGGGTTACCTCGATTTTCATTTTAAGCGTGATGAAATGAAAACATTGCTTGAACAACGTGCTTTATCTTTGGGTACTTCAAATGTATTTGAAGGTGCTGATGTCATCACATCTGTAACCATTGAGTTTGATATTGATGCTGGTGCCGCCGCTCCTGTGCTAAAAGCATTTGCTTATCAGTCTGATGTAGCGCCTTTCGGCATCTGTACCAAAAACCGCCATGTGCCGTTAGCTATTTCAGCGGGTGAAAATGAAATTGATAACATTGTTATGGCACCCAATACCCGAATTTTGGCTGTTCATGTTGTGACGGCGGCAACGGTTGATCAGTTAAAGGTTCAACGCAATGGCGCAACGCTTTACGACTTGCCAACGGATGTGATCGCCAAGCTGAATCTAGCTAATGGCCGAAACGCGCAAGCCGATTGGGATAGCGTAGATTTTGTGCTTGAGGGTGATATTAAACAGGCTGTCTCTTGTGATGATGTGCAAGATTTCCGTCTAACTATCACCGCCGCTGATGACACTGTCGCATCAACACCAGCTTATTTGATTGTTGAGTATGTCAGTGGTTTAGCGGGTCTATAA
- a CDS encoding DUF1353 domain-containing protein, which produces MRKACFSGLPKTEWLPDGRNVRLLEDFTFTDANGIEWKAEANDTPDGSSIPRPAWTLIGSPFVGKHRNASIVHDKFCVLRERSGRTHKQVHKMYYNACLCAGVGKIKAKMMYLAIKIGGPKW; this is translated from the coding sequence ATGAGAAAAGCATGTTTTTCAGGGTTGCCTAAAACAGAATGGTTGCCCGATGGTCGTAATGTTCGCTTGCTTGAAGATTTCACCTTTACTGATGCCAATGGTATCGAGTGGAAAGCAGAAGCAAACGACACGCCGGACGGCTCAAGTATTCCGCGACCTGCTTGGACGCTGATAGGTTCGCCGTTTGTTGGTAAGCACAGAAACGCCAGTATTGTGCATGACAAGTTTTGTGTTCTACGTGAAAGGTCAGGCCGGACACATAAGCAGGTGCACAAGATGTATTACAACGCCTGTTTGTGTGCTGGGGTGGGTAAAATAAAAGCAAAAATGATGTATTTAGCTATAAAAATAGGTGGTCCAAAATGGTGA
- a CDS encoding DUF4145 domain-containing protein, with protein MNWNRLFNRGVATSYMQACCSRCDNSSIWRVIKEGYVEGRSAAIKGEMLFPDFGVAPLPATDMPADVIVDYQEAAKIFSKSPRGAAALLRLGLQKLCKHLGEKGDNINEDIRALASNNTLPPLVVKVADTVRITGNNAVHPGEMSDDDFDHIASKMFELLNFIVKKGITEPNELMALYSMTPEGPRKNAEKRDAKA; from the coding sequence ATGAATTGGAATAGACTATTTAATAGGGGGGTTGCAACTTCTTATATGCAAGCCTGTTGCTCCAGATGTGATAACTCTAGTATTTGGCGGGTTATTAAAGAAGGGTATGTTGAAGGTCGCTCGGCAGCTATAAAAGGAGAAATGCTTTTCCCAGACTTTGGTGTAGCCCCTTTGCCTGCAACAGATATGCCTGCCGACGTTATTGTCGATTATCAAGAAGCGGCTAAAATATTTTCGAAATCTCCTAGAGGCGCAGCTGCCTTATTGAGACTTGGTTTACAAAAATTGTGTAAGCATCTTGGAGAGAAGGGCGATAATATCAACGAAGATATAAGAGCTCTCGCAAGCAATAATACTTTACCACCGCTAGTTGTCAAAGTTGCTGATACTGTACGAATTACAGGAAACAATGCAGTTCATCCTGGAGAAATGTCTGACGATGATTTTGACCATATTGCCTCCAAAATGTTTGAGCTGTTGAACTTCATCGTTAAAAAAGGCATCACTGAACCCAACGAGTTAATGGCTCTTTACTCCATGACACCAGAGGGGCCAAGAAAAAACGCCGAAAAACGAGATGCAAAAGCATAA